The genomic stretch ATTCGTGGGAATAAGATTTTAGAATTTGAGTACATACGTGAATACAAACTCAACAGTGGAAATTGAtattagtacgaaaacacattaCACAAGGATATATAACAATAAGAAGAatctaatattttttatttgctcTTAGGTTTTACAAGGAAAACCCTCCCTGCATTTTCTGTATCGCTTACGACTCATAAAGCTCTTGCAGCAGGCGAAgttataaaatttgacaaaatcaggcTGAACACGGGGAATATCTATAATCCTGCAACAGGTATATTCACAGTACCAAGGGATGGTCTATATTTGGTGTCAAGTTCTCTCATGGCTGTAAATGGAAAACATCTACACTGTCATATGTGGAAGAATGGTCAGTCAAATGTTGGGGCGTTTGGAACCAACTGGTCGCAAGGGACTTTGAATACTGTGATGAACTTAACGACGGGTGATAAACTGACAATACGCCATGACAATGCAAGTGGTGAGGAGGTATTTGGCAGCCACTGGTCAATGTTTTCAGCGTACCTTATaactgaatgaaataaaaatatatcaaaccaAGTTGTTTATagtttcatttattattttgtgaaCTTGCTATAATTACTATTCTCCCTGTGTACTGTCTTTTTGAATaacataacagaaaaaaataaatgacacCCCTTCTGGTTCCTGATGTGCTCTAGGGAGTTTGAAATTATTAAAGATACTTGTAGGAAGGAGTGTTACGTCGAACTAGTGTTTTGAGAAATCAAACTTGCAAATTTAAATATCGACCAGAGAAGAAATAAAAGGTACATGACAGGACATATAATGTCGTACTGTTAAAGAATTGTTCCAAGTAAAAGAAAGGGGTCCTTCATCGTCAATATACTTTGAAAAGTCAAGTATCAACGTGTCTGTTAAAAAGCAGAAGTTGCCATTTGttgctgtgttttgttttttgttgattgttttctCATAATTTATGTTGCTGgattttctgtttcaattttttaaatatcgTAGGCATTTTATACCGTACTATAAGAAATTTTGTTTGCTTCAAGTCATTGTTAGTTGACGTTTGGTGACCTTTTAATGCTTACATCAGCGTCAATTGGTTTCTGATGAAAATAAGTCTTACTAGCAATCGTACGACATTTCCTCATTtctaataaaaagtaaatttaactAGTAAACTGGTTAGTTTTTTTGTAATGACTGGATTTTGTGCGTCTTTGGTTTACTTTTCATTGAAGGGCATCGTTATATATACCGCCATTTTATAAATAATCTGTGGTCATTTTTTGTAgtcttgtctttcatatttgtttatttgctttatctatatgccattttgtgtatattttttttttaaataatctgttTT from Mytilus edulis chromosome 7, xbMytEdul2.2, whole genome shotgun sequence encodes the following:
- the LOC139481719 gene encoding complement C1q-like protein 4; translation: MKGVVSIVVMIVIMQIGQILSVCKKDNSLSEDLLDMLCKCRKHGFTRKTLPAFSVSLTTHKALAAGEVIKFDKIRLNTGNIYNPATGIFTVPRDGLYLVSSSLMAVNGKHLHCHMWKNGQSNVGAFGTNWSQGTLNTVMNLTTGDKLTIRHDNASGEEVFGSHWSMFSAYLITE